GGCTCAAGGCGGTTTCCAACTCAGACCTGACGCGCCTGCGCGATGAGCTTTTTGCCCGTACGCGCCCCCTAAATACCAAAGCCCTGCAAATGGGATCGGCACTGCACCAATCGGTACTGGAGCCGCACCTCGAAAAAAACTGGAGCGATCAGGTAGATGTAGATATTGTGGAAAGTATCAAAGACAACCTTAACCATTTTAAGCCGTTTCAGATTCTGCGGCAACAGGCCGAATGCGAGGTGGTGCGGGTGTGGGAAGATGACATGACGGGCGTACTGTGCAAGGGCAAATTGGACATGGTGTGCGCGCAGGGGGTTCTGGCCGATATCAAAACAACTTCCTGCGATACCGCGGAAGCCTTTCGCCGTATCTGCCGAACGTATGACTACGACCGTCAGGTGGCCTTCTATTGGGACAGTTTCCGAAATGAAACAAAACTCCCCGAAAGATTTGTCCTGTTTGGGATCCAAAAGAATTTTCCTTACCAAATATACACCTATGAGCTTTTGCCCGACGACGATTTTGTAAAGCGTGGACGCAATAAGTATCAGTCTTTATTAAAAACTTGGAAAAGCAACCATGATGATAAAACTCAAAGGAGAAAATGGATTATTCTGGATTAATCCGGAAGCCATTGAAGTAGTAAAGGTCGAAAGCGATTGGAGCACCGTTACTACGCCTCGCCAAACCCTGACCGTTCGTACCAACGATAACGCCGAAGCGTTGGCCAACCTGTTGCAGTGCGATAACCTGGAGGATTTATTGGCCGACTGCGTATTTATGAGAGAATGGGAGCCTCCGTTTTAAGGAGTTATCCGATAACCGGTTATTCGTCAATCGCGATCCGTTTAATATTACAGCTAACCGATAACCATTAATGAATAACCGACACTGATTGTACATAGTTAAGAAGCCGGAACAGAGATGGGGGTTGAACGTGTCTGCTGGATGACCTCGCGCAGAATGAGGATCTGGTCTTTGAGAAGCATGATAGTTTGCTCGCGTTCGTCCAGAAGCCGCTCCAGCCCTTTTTTCTGTTCTTCAAGCATATTGATTTTATGATCATAATGCGTAGCCTGCGTGCTTATCTCGGTGGTAGACTCGATAGTTGGGGCCCCGTTTCCCCCTTTGACCGAGATCTTATTGGTAATTCTGACCGGATCTCCGTCGCCCCGCAACAACCACTCTGCGCTTATATCTTCAAATTTAGTTAAAATGGTTTCCAGCGTATCATAACTGGGTCGCACTTTACCCCTTAAAATCGTGTAGAGCTTAGCGGGTTTGTCAAAGCCCAATTCTTTACTAAAACCATAAGGCGTCATTTTCTTAGATTCAATGAGATAAGCCAAACGGTTGAAAATGGTTTTAGTATCCTGCGATTCCATCGTTTTTTTCGGGGTTTTGAGATGCGGACTGATTAATTTTTCTCAAAAGTAAGAAGAAGAGCTCCGAACAGGCAAGGAAACATCAATATTTATTTTCTATTGCTTTCTTTTTTCAGCAAAAATATGAAAGATATTATGAATAGTGAGGCGGCGATAGAATTCAAAATACTGGCGTATTTGATGAGCTGCGAAAACCGGGAAGAGGAGCTTGGAGGTGACGTCTTGGGGGAACACTTTCGAAAGCTGTCGCAGACCGTGGGATTCAAAGAAGCCCTGACGGCCCCTTCGCTGTCGAAGATTACGGCGCAGAAAGGAGGCGCGTTTACCGAGAAGCTATTGGGGGCTATTCTCCTCCACTGCTGGCCTAAATCCATTGCCAAAATTTCGTGGTATGAGAAGCAATTGTTTGTGCGCTACCTGCTCAAATGCCACTCGACAGAGAGCGCCAAAGATGTA
Above is a window of Runella slithyformis DSM 19594 DNA encoding:
- a CDS encoding PD-(D/E)XK nuclease-like domain-containing protein, coding for MMKTEVLTPKISDEEYRRLKAVSNSDLTRLRDELFARTRPLNTKALQMGSALHQSVLEPHLEKNWSDQVDVDIVESIKDNLNHFKPFQILRQQAECEVVRVWEDDMTGVLCKGKLDMVCAQGVLADIKTTSCDTAEAFRRICRTYDYDRQVAFYWDSFRNETKLPERFVLFGIQKNFPYQIYTYELLPDDDFVKRGRNKYQSLLKTWKSNHDDKTQRRKWIILD
- a CDS encoding helix-turn-helix domain-containing protein, yielding MESQDTKTIFNRLAYLIESKKMTPYGFSKELGFDKPAKLYTILRGKVRPSYDTLETILTKFEDISAEWLLRGDGDPVRITNKISVKGGNGAPTIESTTEISTQATHYDHKINMLEEQKKGLERLLDEREQTIMLLKDQILILREVIQQTRSTPISVPAS